The DNA window CCGATGACGGCGTACTAAAGTTCTGACGAATACCCGTATCGATATCCTCGACATACGCAGACATAGTACGACTATACTGTGCGGCACCATCACTACTACTAGCGTCATTATCTGGGTCATATACAATAATACTCGCCGTCCCAGTGTCGGCTGTACATGGCGCTGCAAACGGTAGGCTGTAAGTAAAAAAGTTGCCGCAGCCATCGTCATTTGCCTGACGGCATCGATCTTGGTTAAGAATGGCAAATCGCTCATCGTTGTCAGCACTTGAATATCCAATGAGACCCCCATCTGGCAGCCCTAGGCGAAAGCCACGGCGATTGGAATCGGAGATAAGCGAGAACTTTACAAGTGCTTTGTATTTCTTGCTGTCAGCGTTGTAATGAAATTCACTTGCAGGTACCCAGAAACTACCGGCTGTCGAACCGCTATTATTGTCGCACATAGTCCACGGCGACGAAGCACCCGCTACTGGTGAGTCGACTTGGATGCCACGAGGACGGTCATCACACCAAAACGTAACACGCACATTACTGCCCGGTGCGGTGTCGAGGTAGATTGGGATACCAGTGCTCTTAGCACCGCTCACATCGTCAGTATTTGCTAGATAGTACGATACATTAGCACCACCAAACTCAGCTTTGTCGGGGCCGTTGTTCGATATCGCCTGCACGTGATGCTGAAATACCGTCACCCCAATACCCGTCGTCAGCACAACAAAGACCACTACCCACCACTTACGACCGTGAACGCGTTTCATACCCTGCATTATATACCATAAGCGAATTACTGAGTAAGTCTCCCTCCTGTTTCACTAATTCCATAGCAATATCTCGTCACCACTGTTATAATAATCTGCTATGAGCTTATCTATTGGTATCGTGGGCCTGCCCAATGTTGGCAAGTCAACACTATTCAATGCCCTCACTAACAATGATATTTTGGCGGCGAATTATCCATTCGCCACAATCGATCCGAATACAGGCGTGGTACCTGTGCCCGACAAGCGCCTTGGTATGCTCGCACGCATGTACAATGCCGAGCGAGTCATCCCCGCTACCGTCACCTTCGTTGACATCGCCGGGCTCGTCGCTGGTGCCAGCAAGGGCGAGGGCCTTGGCAACAAGTTCCTGGCCAATATCCGCCAGTGCGACGCCATCGTCCATATTGTGCGAGCATTTGAAAATACTGACATTTTACATGTGGAAGATAGCGTCAATCCGCAGCGTGATATCGAAACCATCAATACCGAGCTAGCGCTCGCCGATATTCAAACCATCGACACCCGACTGGTGCGGCTTACAAAAGAAGCAAAAAGCGACCCCAAGGCAAAAGAAACTGTCGCTTACCTAACATCACTCAAGCAGCTCCTTGAGTCGGGCAAGCTACTCAATCAGCAAAGTGATCTCGATCCAGAAATCATTCGCGATCTGCACCTGCTGACAGCAAAACCAGTGATTTATGTGTTCAACGTCAACGAAGAAACACTAGTCGATGAGGCAAAAAAGCGCGAGCTACGGGCACTCGCCCAGCAGAGTCATGCACTGTTTATCTGCGCCAAGCTTGAAGATGAAATAAAAGGACTCAATCCAGCTGACGCAGCAGAATTGCTCGCTGCCTACGATATTCCCGAAGCAGGCCTGGTGCAAATGATTCATGCCGCCTACGATATATTGGGACTACAGAGTTACCTGACAGCCGGCCCCAAAGAAGTGCGCGCTTGGACGATCAGGCAAGGCGCGACCGCACCACAGGCCGCAGGTGTTATCCACACTGATTTTGAAAAAGGCTTCATAGCCGCACAAGTTGTCGACTATTTCGACCTTGTTGCCGCCGGCTCTGAAGCAGCGGCTAAGGCTGCCGGCAAAGTTGCGACCGTGGGGCGCGACTACGTGATGCAGCCAAACGATGTCGTTGAATTTCGCTTCAATGTGAGCAAATAACTTCACATAAAAAAAGCCTGGCCGCCTCATCCTCTGTATTGCTACAGAGAACAAGGCGCCAGGTTATATGGGCTCGCTCACAGTCCTAAGGACTACAAGCGAGCCGTTCGGCTATCCCTCGACGCGGCGGAGGCGCCGGTTCGCCAGCAGCAGACCAGCACCAAGGGCCATGAGCCCCAGACTGATCCACAGCGGCAAACTGATATCGCTACCCGTGTTGGGCAGCTGCTGGCACGTAGCCAGTTCAGCCGCGTCGAGCTTGACGCTCTTCACGGTCGGCTCGCCGACCAGTATCCAATGAGCCCGGTTGGGGTCATTTGTGTACTTGCTGTCCGCCAGAACCTGGGGGACAGAATACGTGCTGGTCTCAACCAGCTTCGTACCTTCGGTGCAGGACACCGAATTAGCAACATCACTGCTGACCAGCACGGTCTTAGGACCGGGGTTAGGCGGCATCGGCGGGGTCACCGGGCACTCCGACTGATCGGTCGCAAAGTTGGCCTGCAGGTAGGGCTCGAAGCCCGCAACCGTAGGACCAAACGACAGATCCACCATCGCATAGGTCGTGGTGAACTGCTCGGTGGCGCCAGGCGCGACCGTGAACTGACCCGAGATGTTCTCGGTGTTCACAAGGTCGTCACCCCAGAGCACCAGCACCGAAGGGTTAGCCGCTGGGTTAGCGACCTTCACCACTCCGCCGCACGTCTTGGTGACGATCAGGGGCGCCAAGTCCTTGTTGGGAACCTGGCACACCACACCGTTGTCAGCTGGCAGCGTGAAGACCTTCGGCGCCGTGGTGCCGTCAGACCAAGTGGTCCGAACAGTGTCACGGAGCGTCGCTACCTTCTGACCCTTGTCGTTCACTGACCAAGTGTACTTGTCGGTGTCGGTGGTAGCGTCCCAAACGGGCGGGACAACCGCACCACCGGCCGGGTTGCACCGGTCAGTCGACGCGGGCTGCGTGGGAATGGCCACCTTCTCGGGCGTGAACGTGTAGACCACGCACTCCGAAGGCAGCGGGTTGTCCGGGCCATACTCGGTCCGACTCAACTCGGTGCCATCAGGGCCGCGAACGACCAGCGTCACTCCGTAGAGTCCCTGCGAGGGCAGCTCAAGACTGATACCATCAGCGACGGGGTTCCACCCGAAGGTAAGGAACTCTTCGCCCTGGTACACGGCGATCGCATACCACTCACTGCCAGCCGGGTAGCCGACGAACGAGCCGCACAGCTTGACGGTAGCGACCGGACATGACGCCTTCTCGGCATCGGTCATGGCACGGGTCTGGGTCTCAGTGGTCGTCACAGCGTGAGCCGGATCAAGCACCCAGGCCGTTCCAAGAGCGTTGAGCATCTTGGGCGTGCTGGTGACGGTCCGCGTCTGCTCGACCGTTCCGGTCGGACAGCTCTTAGCCCCATCAGTCCAGTCACCAAACGAAACGTCGGGCGGCGGCTGTGGACCGGCACACTGGGACTTCTCGTCCGCCGTCATGTCGCGGTTACGCGACTCGGTCTTCGTGGTCCACTCGGACTCAGGAGCATCGACGTACTGACCCACCGAGTCGCCCCACACCTGTGGGATAGTGGTAACAGTACGAGTCTGGACAACCGTTGCGGTTGCGCAGCTCTTGGCCCCATCGACCCAGTCGGTCGTGACCGTGCGCGGGCCAGGGTTGGCCGGCACACAGTTCAACGCCCCGAAGGTCACAGTCCGCGTGTCGGTACCGGCCTGGTTCGCCCACTTCAGGGCGAACGTGACCGTACCGCCGGCCGTGGTGTAGACACCGAGGTCGATAGTGAACTGCTCGGTGGCACCCACCTTGACGGTCTTGGTTCCACCCGACTTGCTGGCCACCGTTGCAGTGACCACCATGTCGAGGCCAGAACTAGCCGGCTCAGTGTTGGTGAACGTAGCGTTCACCTGCACGCCTGAGTTGCTACAGACAGCCGTAGCCGACTGAGACGTCGACCATGCGTAGGCCATGCGAGGACTGAGGCTCACGCCGATCACGGCGATCACCAAGATCGCCAGCCAGCGCCCTACGTTCACACGCCACTTGGGCGCACGATGCGTTGTTGCACTCATGCTTCACACCCCTTCCAGGGATTGAACGTGAGATGATCAGATTGTCAAATGCGCCTGTCATCCAGGCAAGCGCAATTACTGCGACAGCCCGATCAGGCACTCACCCCACCCCACGTGTCGGCAGGGTAGATGCTTTGGCTATATTAGCATATTGTAGATTAAATGTAAATAGTATTCTATACTACTTATGTTTTAAAGTCTGTAGCACAAAAAATCGCTCGTGATTGCCTTTGCTACCCTTCACATCACTGTCTGCTTTATCAACAATAATATAATAATTCTTCACCCATTGTTCGAAACTTTTTAGTATGTCACGACGCACACGGTCATTTTTAATCACCCCGCTCGTGCCTACTTGGGCTTTAGTTGCCTCAAACTGCGGCTTCACCATCGCTAGTACCGTGGTAGTTGGGCAGCATAGGGTGGCAATATAGGGCAAAATATCACGCAAGCTTACAAAACTGACGTCTATCACTACAATGTCGGGGGTCAGTAGTGGCCGAAAACTGCGAATATCGGTTTTTTCGTGTAGTTCTATGCGCGCATCGCCGCGCAGACTCGGGTGCAGCTGATCGGTACCGACATCGACAGCAATCACCTTTTTTGCGCCGTGTTGCAGAGCATAATCGGTAAATCCACCGGTGCTACTACCGACGTCGAGCACTACTTTACCTGCAAATGATACCGTAAACATGTCAGCCACCGATGCAAGCTTTAGCCCGGCCCGGCTGACATAGCGTTCGCTCGCTGTCAGTTCTAATTCGTCATTCTCGTCGACAAAATACCCCGGTTTACTGACCAGTTTACCCTGCACTGACACCTTACCAAGGCGTATCCAGCTCTCGGCCTGCGAGCGCGTAGGCGCCAGCCCGGCTTTCACAACCGCTTGATCAAGTCGAATCTTCATACCCTTATGGTATCAGGGATACATAATCTGCTCAATCTGGCGCGCCACATTGGCAATATAGGCATAGGAATAGCCTTTAGTCATGATCGTCAAAACATAACTACCCTTTGGCCCATACACGATCGCCGTGTCATGCACGTAGTCCCACAAAAATCCTACTTTGTCGTACACCGTGCCCTTGACTCCTGTTGGAATACCATAGCGGTAGGTGTGTGTGCTGAGTGAGTGCAACAGGTGGTCACGGTACGCACCGCCTACCAAACTGCCATTTTCCAGACCAATCATAAACTTTGTCAGGTCGGCCGCTGTGGTATGTACCGCTTCGGGGTGCGTAAAGGTCGTACCGCTACTAAACCCAAGCGAATAGACATAGTTATTCATGGCATCGCGTCCGAACTGGCTGAGCCACTCCACAGCACACGGGTTAGTACTGGCAATCGTCATACGGTCGAAACAGCCGCTAACCGTCGTATCGAGCATTGGGTCATCCCAGTGCACCGTACCGTCGTCCATAGCCTGGAACAAGCGCTTGGCGACAAATAGCTTGTACGTGCTGGCACTGGGGATACTTTCGTCGGCCCTGCCGCTGGCACTCCAGCCCTGCCCGCCGAGCTGTTGCACGGCAATCCGCACATTTTGCGTGCTGGTAGCATAGGCTACATAGGCGCGTAGCCCAGCCTCACTGTGGCTGTAGCTGCGGTTATAGGCTACCCCAGGTGCAACTGGCTGCAGCTGCACGGTAAGGCTAATCGGCGTGTCGGAAAGCAGCGCCGCTTCAAGTTCCGCTGCAACCGCATCGACGTCGAGCGACTGCCCAGGGGTACCAGCCGTGCGAGCGGTTTCGTTCCCATCAACCACCGCCACTGTGGTCGACACTGGCGCAACTTTCAGCTTGTCATTTATGGCTTCGATGTACTGTTTGATCGATTCTTTGTTCGCAACAAGCGCTGCCGATGTCGGTTGAGTGTCAATCTGCAGCCAGCCTGCCTTTGTGGGTGGGTCAGGGGTATAGGTTCCTTTGCCTTCCACAGTAATAGTAATGGGCTTAGCCAGAACTGTTTTGGCCTGCAAGGTGGCACTAGCGATTGCTTTGTCGGGCCGCTGGGGAATGAGTGGCTTTGAAGGCACAGCAATGGTAGTTTTTTCACTACTATAGCTACCAGCTATCAGGGCATTGCGCACCTCACTGGCCGACACATGGTAGCCGTTTTGCGCTGGCGTAACCTCTAGCTGCCCGTTCTTGATTGCTAGCGTTGCATCGACGGGTTCGCTCGATAACTGCGCAGCAACATCAGTTGTTACTTTTGTTACTTGCTGACCATCAAAACTCACATCGAGCGTACTCACCTGCGGCCATTTGAATAATAGTGAAAATGGAATAAAGCGCTGCCACAAAGGGTACGCGACCAGCTGCTCACTCATGCGCTCGGCATTCACCGACGCACCTAGTTTGGTAAGTGGCGTCACGATCGCTCTACTGCCGGTTTTTAGTTCCACATTGGTGCGTTCGAACTGCTGCTGGAACTGGCTCGACAGATCGTTTTGCTTATGCAGTGCTACCCATTCACCGCCCACTTTTGCAAGCGGCACGGCTGATTCATACGGGTACAGTAGCTGTACGCAAAGAACAAGCAGCAAAATCGCCGCCTGTATCACTGCCAGCCGCTTCACCTTGCGCACATGGGGGTGCATGCTACTATTTTAGCACTTATGCTTACGTTTATTCGACCAGTGGTATGGTAGTGCTAACAGTATAGAGTCCACTGCCCGGGTCTTTGCGCAGTATTTTTAGTTCATTGATAGAGCGATGTTCACCCCTAGCAAAGGATCCGCTGCCATTTTTTAGTGTCACATGAGGCTGATACTTATCATATGCATAGGTAGTATCAACAGTGGGAACAATCTCTTCTAATGCGTCCATCGCCAGTTGATGCAGCAATAGTAGTTCGGCTGTCCGCGCCATTCGTCGCACACGCTCAGTATGCGCCGGCCCAAACCAGTCTTCACCTTCACCGATCAGGTCAACTGCGCCAAATCGATGCAAATCAACACGAAGGAGTGACCCAAACTCGTGAGCTTGAGCTTCACTCATCATACAAGGAGGAGTCACTGTGAGATGGAGAGGACTACGCGTCTCCCAGCTGCTGCCTTCATCGAGCACGAGCGCAGTATATGTCTTCGATTCAATCGACATATTATTTCTTTCGCTCACGGTATTCACCTGTCGTCGTATCGACGCTGATGATATCACCCACTTTAATAAATGCCGGTACTTTCACGGTAATGCCGGTTTCAAGCGTCGCGTCTTTCAGCACACTGCTGGTGGTATCACCTTTCACCACATCTTCGGTGTAGGTGACCGTAAGATATAGGTTTTTCGGTAGCTCGACGTTGATGACTCGTTCCCCGAAAAACTGCAGGCTGAGCATATCGCCTTCTTTTAGGTAGCCTTTGGCATCATCCATCAGCTCGGCAGGCAGTTCGTGCTGCTCAAAGCTTTCTGGGTCCATAAAGAAGTAGGTAGCGCCATCGTTATAGAGATACTGCACTTGCTTGGTGCGCACCTCGGCTGGCTCAATCTTATCCTGGCCCTTAAACGTTTTTGGCAGCACACTGCCGTCGAGCAGATTTTTCAGCTTCACATTGACAATACTGCCACCGCGGCCCATGACTTTTTGGCCATATTCAATTACCCGGTAAGGCTTGCCATCAATCTGGCACACAACACCTTTTTTGAGATCAGTTGGTTGGTACACGCCCTACCCCTGAGCAACAAATGGCATCAGCGCGAGATGGCGAGCGCGCTTAATAGCAACTGCCAGTTGGCGCTGCTGCTTGGCGCTAAGGCCCGTTTTGCTGATTGGTTCGATTTGACCATACATATTGATGTAACGCATCAATGTTTTGGCGTCCTTGTAGTCAAAATAGACTGGTGCATCTTTCTTAAATCGTTTCATATTCTATTCTCCATTAATCATTGCTTCAAATTCTTCGTCCGATACCGGTTCGCAGTACCGCTCTACGTCGGCCGCCACATCAGCCGGCGAGCTTGCGGCGATATTTAGTTCAACACTAAATACGTCGCCTAGCGCGAGCGCAGCCCCTTTTTTGCCTAACAGCTCTGCAGTGGAAACCGGGAATACCCCATACCAATTGCAGCATGCGCACTCAGTTCCTTGCTCTTGAATTGGCTCATAGCTCGGGTCTCCATCAAGCTGTAGCGACATTGCAGTTAGCCAAGAAACACCTACAGGCTCATCAATGGCATGAAGGGCTTCTAATGTTTTCATTCGTAAAGTGTTTAACATACTATTTCCTTCTAGAAGGGAATCTCTGACAGATCAATCGGCTTGTCATCGATATCTTCGATCACAACATCTTTGCTTTTACTCGCGCTTTTTGGTGCAGATTGGCTAAAATCATTCTCGCCACTGCTGCTACCGCCGCCGCGACCACCGACAAAGTTGAAGTCTTCCACATTTACTTCGACAGCCTGGCGTTTGTTGCCATCTTTGTCGTCGTAGCTACGCTGATCGAGTCGTCCGCTGACAAGCAGCGCATCGCCCTTTTTCACGTACTGTGCGATGATTTCGCCGGCCTTACCCCAGGCAACACAGTTAATGAAGCTGGTTTGCTCCTGTGTCTGGCCGTCTTGGCCTTTCCAACTGCGACTGACAGCGAGGCTGAAGTTGGCGACAGATTGGCCACTCGGCGTCGTACGCATTTCAACATCGCGCGTCAGATTACCCATCAGGATTACTTTATTAAAACCTTTTGCCATATCCCTACTTCTCCTTGCCTACCCGTTACTATTCTTCGCTATCTTCGTCTTCGTCGCTGTTTGCTCGACGCTCTTTGGCTTCAGCCAGTGCCTTGCGACCCTTTTCGTCGACAGTCACAAGCAGGTAGCGCAGTACTTCGTCGGTGATGTTAAGTGTGTTGCTGATTTTTAGCGGAGCATCAGCTGGCAGCTTAACATCCATGTATACATACACGGCAAAATCTTCGCCTTTGATGCGATACGCTAGGCGCTTCTTACCCCAGTTGTCTTCTTTGACGATCTCACCACCGTTGCTTTTGACAAGTTTTCGCACTTTGTCGAGTGGTGCTTCCAGATCTACTTCGAGATCTGGGTGAATAAGAACGGTTAGTTCATATTCTTTCATAGATGGAACCTCCTTTGGCATCCATTTACGGATAGTTAGTCTGTTGCAACTAACCTCAGGTTGATAACAGATGTAATTATACGCTATTTCAATCTGTATGTCTAGTGGTACAATAGGACGCATGCTCGTAGGGATCCAAGGCCAAGCCGGCTCATTTCATGAACACGTCGCCAAGCAGTGGTATGGCGATACTGCTGAGATTGCCTATTTTACGTCGTTTGCTAACCTTTTCGACGCCTACGAAGCCGGTGATATCGATGCTGTCGTGGCCGCGGTTGAAAACACACTCTATGGGTCGATCAACGATGTCTATCAGCTTGTCGAGCGCTGCAGCGCGCCAATTATTGGCGAGGTCAAACTGCCCATTACCCACAACCTGATTGCTAGGCCAGGTGCGAAACTTGGCGACATCACCGAGATCTACTCGCAAATTATGGCACTTAGCCAATGCCACGACACGGTTCGTACTCTTCTGCCTATGGCCGAAATGGTCGAGTATTTTGACACCGCCGCAGCTGTTGAGTACGTCAAATCGCTTGATTCACCTCATGCGGCTGCTATCGCGAGTGAGCAAGCTGCTCACCTGCACGGAATGACTATTCTGAGGGCGGGTGTTCAAGATGACCCAACAAATATCACGCGGTTTCTTATTCTCGAAGACCGCGCGACCGACCCTATGGCCAACCGTGCTTCGCTCGTCATTACCACCAGCCACAAGCCAGGTGCGCTCGCCGAAGTACTTGCTGTGTTTGCCAATGCCGGCATCAACCTCGTCAAGCTTCAGTCCCAGCCTATTCCTGGCAAGCCGTTTGAGTATAAATTTTTCATAGTCGTCGATGCTGCCGGCAATACCCTACGTAGTCTCGTTGCTGCCATCGAAAAAAGCGACCATCAGGTCACTCTTCTCGGCGAATACGTCGCGGCCTAGCTACAGCGTATCGTCTTCTATGCTGCTGGTGGCATCTAGGTCGGCCATACTACTAATAAGCACGTCGCGCGGGCGGGCGCCATCGGCTGGGCCAATGATTCCCTGTTCTTCCATTTCTTCGATAATTCGCGCTGCTCGAGCATAACCGACGCGTAGTTTGCGTTGCAGCAGGCTCGTACTGGCTTTGCGACTCTGAATCACCACTGCCACCGCGTCACGGAACATGTCATCTCCGCCTTCGTGGTCAAAATCCATCACCACGCCACCCTTGCCATTAAGGTGCACAGGCTGACTAATAATTTCGTCATTGTACTGCGGTGCACTCTGCATCCGTAAGTGATCGGTCACCTTGTTGACCTCTTCGTCCATCACCCATGCACCCTGAATACGCTTTGGCTTTGGCATCGTGGCGGTTTTCATGAGCATGTCACCCTGCCCCAGCAGCTTCTCGGCACCAATTTGGTCTAAAATCGTGCGGCTATCGACTTGGCTCGCCACCGTAAAGGCAATGCGGGCCGGAATATTGGCTTTAATCAGGCCGGTGATCACATCGACACTCGGACGCTGAGTTGCCAACACCAGATGAATACCGACGGCACGGGCTTTCTGGGCAATACGTACCACCAGCGCCTCGACATCACGCGCGGCCACCATCATTAGGTCGGCCAGCTCGTCAATCACAATCACCACATACGGCATCGTACCCTCATCAACTTCTTGCATATTGCCGTCTTCGTCTTCGACGCTTACATGGCCGCCGCGCTTTTTGATCTTGTCGTTGTAGCTTTTGATATCGCGCACCTTTTCTTCGGCAAGCAGTGTGTAGCGACGCTCCATCTCGTTCACCGCCCACTTGAGCGCGCTGATGGTTTTTTCTGGCTCCACAATCACTGGTGTCAGCAAGTGTGGAATTTCGCTGTAGGGTGCCATTTCCACCTGCTTTGGATCGACCAAAATCAGCTTCATATCACTCGGACTGTTGCGGTACAGCAGGCTGGTGAGCAGCGTGTTGATCATCACCGATTTACCGCTACCCGTCTGACCTGCAATCAAAAGGTGGGGCATTTTGTTGAGCTCACCTACTACTGGCGCACCAGAAATATCTTTACCAACGGCAAAAGCTAGCGGCTCGTCGGCTTTGACCCATTCACTACTTTCCAAAATACCGCGAATACGCACATCGGCAGCCTTTTTGTTCGGCACCTCTATACCCACGGCTTTTTGGCCAGGGATTGGCGCTTCCATACGCAGGCTGCTGGCTGCAAGGTTTAGCGCGATGTTGGTTTCGAGTGCGGTAATACGGCTAAGTTTTATACCGGCCGGCGGTTTAAGCGTGTACTGCGTTACCTTTGGCCCAATGTTAGCGCCTTCCATTTCGACATCAATACTAAACTCGCGCAGCGTGTTCTGAATAATATGCGCATTCTGCTGGATGTCACCGGCATCGGCCGGACTTTGCTTTTTCTCGAGTAGTTCCAGGCTCGGTGCTTTCCAGTTCGGATCACTGACTGCTAGCATGGCAGCTTTTTCTTCGGCCTCTTTGTCTGGCTTGACACTGTTCTTCAAACTTGCAAGCCGTGCTTTCTTCTGATCTTCAGGGGTAAGCATCGGTACGCCCGCATTGAGCTTGAAATCGGCCATTGGTGCGTTGGTCTTGGCATCAGCTTCAGCAGCTTTGCGCATAACAGCCACATTGGCGTCATCTTCGCTGCTGCGACGGAACAGTCGTGCAATTGCTGCCAGCACATCCCCAACAGCTTTCTGCATAACAAACAGCGCTGTGATGAGAATGAGTACCAGGTAAATAAAGGCGGCAACTGGCGTATTAACAAGTGAAAGCATGCCGCTGTTCACCGTATCACCCACCACGCCCCCAGTAGTTGCCTGACCATCCTGGCGCATCAGCCCAAACAGGCCCGCAAACCACACGATGAGCAGGAGTGAAGCAAACTTCATAATGCCAGGTAATTTATTGTTTTCGACGCGAAAAACAGCGACTGCCACGTATACACTAACGAGCGGCAGTATGTAGGTGGCATACCCGATAGTGC is part of the Candidatus Saccharibacteria bacterium genome and encodes:
- the ychF gene encoding redox-regulated ATPase YchF, producing MSLSIGIVGLPNVGKSTLFNALTNNDILAANYPFATIDPNTGVVPVPDKRLGMLARMYNAERVIPATVTFVDIAGLVAGASKGEGLGNKFLANIRQCDAIVHIVRAFENTDILHVEDSVNPQRDIETINTELALADIQTIDTRLVRLTKEAKSDPKAKETVAYLTSLKQLLESGKLLNQQSDLDPEIIRDLHLLTAKPVIYVFNVNEETLVDEAKKRELRALAQQSHALFICAKLEDEIKGLNPADAAELLAAYDIPEAGLVQMIHAAYDILGLQSYLTAGPKEVRAWTIRQGATAPQAAGVIHTDFEKGFIAAQVVDYFDLVAAGSEAAAKAAGKVATVGRDYVMQPNDVVEFRFNVSK
- a CDS encoding LPXTG cell wall anchor domain-containing protein; protein product: MTDAEKASCPVATVKLCGSFVGYPAGSEWYAIAVYQGEEFLTFGWNPVADGISLELPSQGLYGVTLVVRGPDGTELSRTEYGPDNPLPSECVVYTFTPEKVAIPTQPASTDRCNPAGGAVVPPVWDATTDTDKYTWSVNDKGQKVATLRDTVRTTWSDGTTAPKVFTLPADNGVVCQVPNKDLAPLIVTKTCGGVVKVANPAANPSVLVLWGDDLVNTENISGQFTVAPGATEQFTTTYAMVDLSFGPTVAGFEPYLQANFATDQSECPVTPPMPPNPGPKTVLVSSDVANSVSCTEGTKLVETSTYSVPQVLADSKYTNDPNRAHWILVGEPTVKSVKLDAAELATCQQLPNTGSDISLPLWISLGLMALGAGLLLANRRLRRVEG
- a CDS encoding TlyA family RNA methyltransferase, whose translation is MKIRLDQAVVKAGLAPTRSQAESWIRLGKVSVQGKLVSKPGYFVDENDELELTASERYVSRAGLKLASVADMFTVSFAGKVVLDVGSSTGGFTDYALQHGAKKVIAVDVGTDQLHPSLRGDARIELHEKTDIRSFRPLLTPDIVVIDVSFVSLRDILPYIATLCCPTTTVLAMVKPQFEATKAQVGTSGVIKNDRVRRDILKSFEQWVKNYYIIVDKADSDVKGSKGNHERFFVLQTLKHK
- a CDS encoding peptidoglycan binding domain-containing protein, which codes for MHPHVRKVKRLAVIQAAILLLVLCVQLLYPYESAVPLAKVGGEWVALHKQNDLSSQFQQQFERTNVELKTGSRAIVTPLTKLGASVNAERMSEQLVAYPLWQRFIPFSLLFKWPQVSTLDVSFDGQQVTKVTTDVAAQLSSEPVDATLAIKNGQLEVTPAQNGYHVSASEVRNALIAGSYSSEKTTIAVPSKPLIPQRPDKAIASATLQAKTVLAKPITITVEGKGTYTPDPPTKAGWLQIDTQPTSAALVANKESIKQYIEAINDKLKVAPVSTTVAVVDGNETARTAGTPGQSLDVDAVAAELEAALLSDTPISLTVQLQPVAPGVAYNRSYSHSEAGLRAYVAYATSTQNVRIAVQQLGGQGWSASGRADESIPSASTYKLFVAKRLFQAMDDGTVHWDDPMLDTTVSGCFDRMTIASTNPCAVEWLSQFGRDAMNNYVYSLGFSSGTTFTHPEAVHTTAADLTKFMIGLENGSLVGGAYRDHLLHSLSTHTYRYGIPTGVKGTVYDKVGFLWDYVHDTAIVYGPKGSYVLTIMTKGYSYAYIANVARQIEQIMYP
- the efp gene encoding elongation factor P, whose translation is MYQPTDLKKGVVCQIDGKPYRVIEYGQKVMGRGGSIVNVKLKNLLDGSVLPKTFKGQDKIEPAEVRTKQVQYLYNDGATYFFMDPESFEQHELPAELMDDAKGYLKEGDMLSLQFFGERVINVELPKNLYLTVTYTEDVVKGDTTSSVLKDATLETGITVKVPAFIKVGDIISVDTTTGEYRERKK
- a CDS encoding 30S ribosomal protein S18, whose amino-acid sequence is MKRFKKDAPVYFDYKDAKTLMRYINMYGQIEPISKTGLSAKQQRQLAVAIKRARHLALMPFVAQG
- a CDS encoding single-stranded DNA-binding protein, which encodes MAKGFNKVILMGNLTRDVEMRTTPSGQSVANFSLAVSRSWKGQDGQTQEQTSFINCVAWGKAGEIIAQYVKKGDALLVSGRLDQRSYDDKDGNKRQAVEVNVEDFNFVGGRGGGSSSGENDFSQSAPKSASKSKDVVIEDIDDKPIDLSEIPF
- the rpsF gene encoding 30S ribosomal protein S6 produces the protein MKEYELTVLIHPDLEVDLEAPLDKVRKLVKSNGGEIVKEDNWGKKRLAYRIKGEDFAVYVYMDVKLPADAPLKISNTLNITDEVLRYLLVTVDEKGRKALAEAKERRANSDEDEDSEE
- a CDS encoding ACT domain-containing protein, whose protein sequence is MLVGIQGQAGSFHEHVAKQWYGDTAEIAYFTSFANLFDAYEAGDIDAVVAAVENTLYGSINDVYQLVERCSAPIIGEVKLPITHNLIARPGAKLGDITEIYSQIMALSQCHDTVRTLLPMAEMVEYFDTAAAVEYVKSLDSPHAAAIASEQAAHLHGMTILRAGVQDDPTNITRFLILEDRATDPMANRASLVITTSHKPGALAEVLAVFANAGINLVKLQSQPIPGKPFEYKFFIVVDAAGNTLRSLVAAIEKSDHQVTLLGEYVAA
- a CDS encoding DNA translocase FtsK 4TM domain-containing protein; its protein translation is MARKSSKHRGKKNKKPEAPQHALPIGFWSQTLAVLLIVFAILLVISWFGASGPAFDWVRDASLRTIGYATYILPLVSVYVAVAVFRVENNKLPGIMKFASLLLIVWFAGLFGLMRQDGQATTGGVVGDTVNSGMLSLVNTPVAAFIYLVLILITALFVMQKAVGDVLAAIARLFRRSSEDDANVAVMRKAAEADAKTNAPMADFKLNAGVPMLTPEDQKKARLASLKNSVKPDKEAEEKAAMLAVSDPNWKAPSLELLEKKQSPADAGDIQQNAHIIQNTLREFSIDVEMEGANIGPKVTQYTLKPPAGIKLSRITALETNIALNLAASSLRMEAPIPGQKAVGIEVPNKKAADVRIRGILESSEWVKADEPLAFAVGKDISGAPVVGELNKMPHLLIAGQTGSGKSVMINTLLTSLLYRNSPSDMKLILVDPKQVEMAPYSEIPHLLTPVIVEPEKTISALKWAVNEMERRYTLLAEEKVRDIKSYNDKIKKRGGHVSVEDEDGNMQEVDEGTMPYVVIVIDELADLMMVAARDVEALVVRIAQKARAVGIHLVLATQRPSVDVITGLIKANIPARIAFTVASQVDSRTILDQIGAEKLLGQGDMLMKTATMPKPKRIQGAWVMDEEVNKVTDHLRMQSAPQYNDEIISQPVHLNGKGGVVMDFDHEGGDDMFRDAVAVVIQSRKASTSLLQRKLRVGYARAARIIEEMEEQGIIGPADGARPRDVLISSMADLDATSSIEDDTL